One Nitrosopumilus sp. DNA segment encodes these proteins:
- a CDS encoding collagen-like protein, which produces MKYTQTIVSSQPRLEIQGQAPFKQSGVYEAQIAIVDNKPTDEQIRTKQFSSLWRGNFHLRVKDGIFSETLGSTTNPLPTSITNLDKVWIVVTDLFSSLHTVFDIPLTKSSTSETISEPKTESVSNPKTISDGPSPKRSNPKISTSGPSGPPGDKGSTGPQGPPGDKGPSGPPGPQGPPGTKGPEGPQGPPGDKGSTGDKGPQGDKGISGDRGLTGDKGITGDKGDKGDKGISGPPGDKGEKGATGPIGDKGPSGLKGPIGDKGEKGPTGPVGEKGAGGLRGVPGEKGDKGPQGVPGDKGLTGPTGPPGEKGPTGLSGVQGEKGIQGGPGPIGDKGPNGPPGDKGPIGPPGPHGDKGLTGSNGPIGDKGPIGPPGPIGEKGNKGTEGPIGEKGPQGPQGPAGSKGLTGVPGPQGEKGEKGPNGPIGEKGQTGPLGAPGDKGPQGPQGSQGERGTTGPSGEKGPQGPQGIQGPQGERGPTGPIGSIGEQGPVGGQGPVGPPGPRGPPGPPGEKGPAGGVSSEQKALLKDLLEILTSKDIITTEEQIKLMSYLY; this is translated from the coding sequence TTGAAATATACACAAACGATTGTGTCATCTCAGCCACGATTAGAGATTCAAGGACAGGCACCATTCAAGCAATCTGGTGTATATGAGGCTCAAATTGCTATTGTTGATAATAAACCGACTGATGAGCAAATTCGGACAAAACAATTTTCATCTTTGTGGCGAGGAAATTTTCATCTTAGAGTAAAAGATGGAATATTTTCTGAAACTCTAGGTTCTACTACAAACCCTCTTCCTACATCTATTACTAATCTTGACAAAGTTTGGATTGTTGTCACTGACTTGTTTTCTTCCTTACATACTGTATTTGATATTCCATTGACAAAATCTTCCACATCTGAAACAATATCTGAACCAAAAACTGAATCTGTTTCTAATCCAAAAACAATTTCTGATGGCCCTTCACCTAAACGTTCTAACCCCAAGATTTCTACATCTGGTCCTAGCGGTCCACCCGGCGACAAAGGTTCTACTGGTCCACAAGGTCCACCCGGCGACAAAGGCCCCTCTGGTCCTCCTGGTCCACAAGGTCCACCTGGAACTAAAGGCCCTGAAGGTCCACAAGGTCCACCCGGCGACAAAGGTTCTACTGGTGACAAAGGTCCACAAGGTGACAAAGGAATTTCTGGAGATAGAGGATTAACTGGCGATAAAGGGATTACTGGCGATAAAGGTGATAAAGGTGACAAAGGAATTTCAGGTCCACCCGGCGACAAAGGTGAAAAAGGTGCAACTGGTCCAATTGGCGACAAAGGCCCTAGTGGATTAAAAGGTCCAATTGGCGACAAAGGTGAAAAAGGTCCGACAGGACCTGTTGGTGAAAAAGGTGCAGGTGGATTAAGAGGTGTCCCTGGTGAAAAAGGCGACAAAGGTCCGCAAGGTGTTCCTGGTGATAAAGGATTAACTGGTCCGACTGGTCCCCCCGGTGAAAAAGGACCTACTGGATTATCTGGTGTTCAAGGTGAAAAAGGCATTCAAGGAGGTCCCGGTCCAATTGGCGACAAAGGCCCTAATGGTCCACCCGGCGACAAAGGCCCTATTGGCCCTCCCGGTCCCCATGGTGATAAAGGATTAACTGGTTCTAATGGTCCAATTGGCGACAAAGGCCCTATTGGCCCTCCCGGTCCAATTGGTGAAAAAGGAAACAAAGGAACAGAAGGTCCAATTGGTGAAAAAGGCCCACAAGGCCCACAAGGTCCAGCTGGCTCTAAAGGATTAACTGGAGTACCTGGCCCACAAGGTGAAAAAGGTGAAAAAGGCCCTAATGGTCCAATTGGTGAAAAAGGACAAACTGGTCCACTTGGCGCTCCCGGCGACAAAGGCCCACAAGGCCCACAAGGCTCACAAGGAGAACGAGGAACAACTGGTCCTTCTGGTGAAAAAGGCCCACAAGGCCCACAAGGAATCCAAGGCCCACAAGGAGAACGAGGTCCAACTGGTCCAATTGGTTCTATTGGCGAGCAAGGCCCTGTAGGCGGTCAAGGCCCTGTAGGTCCTCCTGGTCCTAG